One Cytophagia bacterium CHB2 DNA segment encodes these proteins:
- a CDS encoding Na+/H+ antiporter subunit C codes for METVLAVVIGGLYAAGLYLMLRRSIVKLILGLAILGHAANLLVFTVGRLTPSQPPIVLPGAMAPIEPFADPLPQALILTAIVIGFGVQAFALVLLKRAYQTVGTDDLDEMKSTDT; via the coding sequence ATGGAAACCGTGCTGGCTGTGGTGATTGGCGGGCTGTATGCCGCCGGCTTGTATTTGATGTTGCGCCGCAGCATCGTCAAGTTGATTCTCGGACTTGCCATCCTGGGCCACGCCGCGAATCTGCTGGTGTTCACGGTGGGACGCCTCACGCCCAGTCAGCCGCCCATCGTGCTGCCCGGCGCAATGGCGCCGATCGAGCCTTTTGCCGATCCGCTGCCGCAAGCCTTGATCTTGACCGCCATCGTCATTGGCTTTGGCGTGCAGGCCTTCGCGTTGGTGCTGCTCAAGCGCGCCTATCAAACCGTGGGCACGGATGATTTGGATGAAATGAAGTCGACCGATACTTGA
- a CDS encoding cation:proton antiporter, which produces MNLQTFTLLIVVPLLSLAIVFAFIRLLRGPGLPDRVVALDLITTIGIGIIAAYGIGAEQPVFLDVAIVVALISFVGTIAFAAYVERRKSGDGRSD; this is translated from the coding sequence ATGAATCTGCAGACATTCACGTTGTTGATCGTCGTGCCGTTGCTCAGCCTCGCCATTGTGTTCGCCTTTATTCGTTTGTTGCGCGGACCGGGCCTGCCTGACCGTGTGGTAGCGCTCGATTTGATTACCACCATCGGCATCGGCATCATTGCCGCCTACGGCATTGGCGCCGAGCAACCGGTGTTTCTCGATGTTGCAATTGTCGTGGCGTTGATTTCCTTCGTGGGCACCATCGCGTTTGCGGCATATGTGGAAAGGAGAAAATCTGGAGATGGCAGATCTGATTAG
- a CDS encoding Na+/H+ antiporter subunit B has protein sequence MQSLILSVAARSLLPLLLLFSFFLLVRGHNEPGGGFVGGLVAAAAFALYAIAEGVEKVRQTLRVDPRVLIGAGLFVALSSGLLSLLQGKPFMTGLWHKQAVPVLGKLGTPVLFDAGVYLVVVGIILTIILTLAEE, from the coding sequence ATGCAATCACTGATTCTTTCCGTTGCTGCGCGCTCTCTGCTGCCGTTGCTGCTGTTGTTCTCCTTTTTTTTGTTGGTGCGCGGGCACAACGAGCCGGGCGGCGGTTTTGTAGGTGGCCTGGTGGCCGCCGCCGCGTTTGCACTTTATGCCATTGCCGAAGGCGTGGAAAAAGTGCGCCAAACCCTGCGCGTTGATCCGCGCGTGTTGATCGGCGCGGGCTTGTTCGTCGCGTTGAGCAGCGGCTTGCTTTCCCTGCTGCAGGGAAAGCCGTTCATGACCGGACTTTGGCACAAACAAGCCGTACCGGTTCTGGGCAAACTCGGCACGCCGGTGTTGTTCGATGCCGGCGTTTATCTGGTGGTGGTCGGCATCATTCTGACCATCATCCTCACGCTGGCGGAGGAGTGA
- a CDS encoding monovalent cation/H(+) antiporter subunit G translates to MADLISLILMIIGAVFMLLAAIGVVRMPDLYLRMSATSKAATLGVICVMLAAALHFNDFAITARITAIIVFLILTAPVAAHKIARAAYLAGPDLWPGTCRDELQGRYDHDQQELTGVATPARPDTRAAAPSGSATPSA, encoded by the coding sequence ATGGCAGATCTGATTAGTTTGATTCTCATGATCATCGGCGCGGTTTTCATGCTGCTCGCCGCGATCGGCGTGGTGCGCATGCCCGACCTCTATCTGCGCATGTCGGCGACGTCCAAGGCCGCAACACTTGGCGTCATTTGCGTGATGCTGGCCGCGGCATTGCACTTCAATGACTTTGCCATCACCGCACGCATTACCGCCATCATTGTCTTTTTGATTTTGACCGCGCCGGTGGCCGCGCATAAAATCGCACGCGCGGCCTACCTCGCCGGGCCGGACCTGTGGCCGGGAACCTGCCGCGACGAGCTGCAAGGCCGTTATGATCATGACCAACAGGAACTGACAGGTGTGGCTACGCCCGCGCGGCCAGACACGAGGGCAGCGGCGCCGAGCGGCAGTGCAACGCCGAGCGCCTGA
- a CDS encoding Na+/H+ antiporter subunit D has protein sequence MNALLVLPILIPLATAILALLFWNYRRVQRGLNLAGAAALLAVAVWLLVSVSRAGIQATQIGNWPAPFGITLVADLLSAIMVVLAGLMGFAVAVYSLFSIDARRESFGYYPLLQVLLMGVCGAFLTGDIFNLYVWFEVLLIASFVLVALGGERPQLEGAIKYVTLNLVSSALFLAAVGMLYGVAGTLNMADLARQLSMLDRPGLVMALAMLFLVAFGIKAAVFPLFFWLPASYHTPPIAVSAIFAGLLTKVGVYALIRVFTLLFVQDTGFTHQLILLIAGLTMITGVLGAAAQQEIRRILSFHIVSQIGYMIMGLALFTSLALAGTVFYLVHHIIVKTNLFLVGGAVHHLRGSYELDKLGGLYRAAPGLAILFLIPALSLAGVPPLSGFWAKFVLMKAGLQTEEYLIVITALAVSLLTVFSMMKIWAAAFWKHEEPAHAEPQAAGQTPQRSYRGLLAPITALAVLTVAIGLLAEPVFALAERAAAQLLNPAEYIETVLGAD, from the coding sequence ATGAATGCCCTGCTGGTTTTGCCCATCCTGATTCCGCTGGCCACCGCGATTCTCGCGCTGTTGTTTTGGAATTACCGTCGTGTGCAGCGCGGCTTGAACCTTGCCGGCGCGGCGGCGCTGTTGGCAGTTGCCGTGTGGCTGCTCGTATCCGTTTCGCGCGCCGGCATTCAAGCCACGCAGATCGGCAACTGGCCCGCGCCCTTCGGCATCACGTTGGTTGCCGATTTGCTCAGCGCTATCATGGTTGTGCTCGCCGGCTTGATGGGATTTGCGGTGGCCGTCTATTCGCTGTTCAGCATCGACGCGCGCCGGGAATCGTTCGGTTATTATCCTCTGTTGCAAGTTTTGCTGATGGGCGTGTGCGGCGCATTTCTCACCGGCGATATTTTCAATCTCTATGTTTGGTTCGAAGTATTGCTGATTGCCTCCTTCGTGCTGGTGGCATTGGGCGGCGAGCGGCCGCAACTCGAGGGCGCGATCAAATACGTCACACTCAATTTGGTATCCTCCGCCTTGTTTCTCGCGGCCGTCGGCATGCTCTACGGCGTGGCCGGCACGTTGAACATGGCCGATCTCGCGCGCCAGTTGAGCATGCTCGATCGGCCGGGCCTGGTGATGGCGCTGGCCATGTTGTTTTTGGTGGCATTCGGCATCAAGGCGGCAGTGTTTCCGCTCTTCTTCTGGCTGCCGGCTTCCTATCACACGCCGCCCATCGCGGTGTCGGCGATCTTCGCCGGCTTGCTCACCAAAGTCGGCGTGTACGCGTTGATTCGGGTGTTCACGCTGCTGTTTGTACAAGATACCGGCTTTACGCACCAACTCATTTTGTTGATTGCCGGCTTGACCATGATCACCGGCGTATTGGGCGCAGCCGCGCAACAGGAAATCCGACGCATTCTTTCGTTTCACATCGTGAGCCAGATCGGTTACATGATCATGGGACTGGCGTTGTTCACCTCGCTGGCGCTGGCCGGAACGGTTTTCTATTTGGTTCATCACATCATCGTCAAGACCAACTTGTTTCTGGTGGGCGGCGCGGTGCATCATCTGCGCGGCAGCTACGAGCTTGACAAACTCGGTGGCCTTTATCGCGCTGCGCCCGGCCTGGCGATTCTATTTTTGATTCCCGCGCTGTCGCTTGCCGGTGTGCCGCCGCTTTCTGGCTTCTGGGCGAAATTCGTGCTGATGAAAGCAGGTTTGCAAACGGAAGAATACCTCATCGTCATCACCGCGTTGGCCGTGAGCTTGTTGACGGTGTTCTCGATGATGAAGATTTGGGCTGCGGCCTTTTGGAAACACGAGGAGCCGGCGCACGCCGAGCCGCAGGCCGCCGGCCAGACGCCGCAACGCAGCTATCGCGGGCTGTTGGCGCCGATTACCGCACTCGCGGTGTTGACGGTGGCCATCGGGTTGCTGGCAGAGCCGGTGTTTGCGCTGGCCGAACGCGCAGCCGCGCAATTGCTCAATCCCGCGGAATACATTGAAACGGTTTTGGGAGCCGATTGA
- a CDS encoding Na+/H+ antiporter subunit E produces the protein MLLLNVFLALAWVALTGELNPVNFFFGFGLGYLMLWLLRSHVGTEQYFVKVPRVLGLLAFFTWEVIVANIRVAISVLSPLKRLRPGIVAIPLDVKTDAEITLLANLITLTPGTMSLDISSDRRVLYVHAMHLEDPEQFRRDTKQGFERRIREVFE, from the coding sequence ATGTTGCTGCTCAATGTCTTTTTGGCGCTCGCCTGGGTCGCCCTCACTGGCGAATTGAACCCGGTCAATTTCTTCTTCGGCTTTGGCCTGGGTTATCTTATGCTTTGGCTGTTGCGCAGCCATGTGGGCACGGAACAATATTTTGTGAAAGTGCCGCGCGTACTCGGGCTGCTGGCGTTTTTTACCTGGGAAGTGATCGTGGCAAACATTCGGGTCGCGATCAGCGTGCTGTCTCCGCTCAAGCGCTTGCGTCCCGGGATCGTGGCCATTCCGCTGGACGTGAAAACCGATGCTGAGATCACGCTGCTGGCCAATCTGATCACCCTTACACCGGGCACCATGAGCCTGGATATTTCCTCCGATCGGCGCGTGCTCTACGTACACGCCATGCACCTGGAAGATCCCGAACAATTCCGGCGGGACACCAAACAGGGTTTTGAACGCCGCATCCGGGAGGTGTTCGAATGA